Proteins from a single region of Pseudodesulfovibrio portus:
- a CDS encoding DUF169 domain-containing protein — MDSAIVNNLRPEFAPVAVVWSDTVPSDAFQFKKGRFGCTLFLFSEASRRGRVAAGSRESVMCPGGRAALGFGVDFDSSEAMLDQHAALFSRGLPSARDKAAYEKIMEDAPSNWHDMYAHGERMHSSGDMAREWILHELPRYDIPHEYVLFKPLSLTEADDNVRAVIFPVTPVELAGLITLAGSVMAGTDPVQVPKGADCMSLTAFAYAQGDASAPRAVLGMTGLDGREMMRKRFRDDAMTLTLPMPLFKSMEAEAGESIFQLSSWQTLLGH; from the coding sequence ATGGACAGCGCTATCGTGAACAATCTGCGACCGGAGTTCGCGCCCGTGGCGGTTGTCTGGAGCGACACCGTTCCCTCGGATGCCTTTCAGTTCAAGAAAGGACGATTCGGTTGTACCCTGTTTCTTTTTTCCGAAGCGTCGCGGCGGGGCAGGGTGGCAGCAGGCAGCCGTGAGAGCGTCATGTGCCCGGGCGGCCGGGCCGCTTTGGGATTTGGCGTCGATTTCGACTCCTCCGAGGCGATGCTCGACCAGCACGCGGCTTTGTTCAGCAGGGGGCTTCCCTCGGCAAGGGACAAGGCGGCTTACGAAAAGATAATGGAGGATGCGCCTTCCAACTGGCATGACATGTACGCCCATGGGGAACGAATGCACAGCAGCGGCGATATGGCCAGGGAGTGGATTCTGCATGAATTGCCACGGTACGATATCCCGCACGAATACGTTTTGTTCAAGCCGTTGAGCCTCACGGAAGCCGACGATAATGTCCGGGCGGTCATTTTTCCTGTCACTCCCGTCGAGCTGGCCGGACTGATCACCCTTGCCGGGTCCGTCATGGCCGGAACCGATCCGGTGCAGGTCCCGAAGGGGGCGGACTGCATGAGCCTGACTGCTTTCGCCTATGCTCAGGGGGATGCATCCGCACCACGGGCGGTCCTGGGCATGACCGGTCTCGACGGTCGGGAGATGATGCGGAAGCGGTTTCGGGATGACGCCATGACCCTGACGCTCCCCATGCCGCTTTTCAAGTCCATGGAAGCCGAGGCAGGGGAGAGCATATTCCAGCTTTCGTCCTGGCAAACGCTGCTCGGACATTGA
- a CDS encoding zinc ribbon domain-containing protein, which translates to MWAFFSALQAALDLLRECPKCGHRQKVRLADKGKTVSCAKCAAKLPPSKYKA; encoded by the coding sequence ATGTGGGCCTTTTTTTCGGCGCTTCAGGCGGCGTTGGACCTGCTTCGGGAATGCCCGAAGTGCGGCCATCGGCAGAAAGTGCGGCTGGCTGACAAGGGAAAGACGGTCAGCTGCGCCAAGTGCGCGGCCAAGCTGCCGCCGAGCAAGTACAAGGCGTGA
- a CDS encoding acyltransferase family protein, whose translation MIKYRPEIDGLRAIAVLGVFFFHLDWEPAKGGWLGVDVFFVLSGYLISSLLLKELWTKGSISISDFYLRRARRIMPALLTCLICTFPIGMLFSRTFFFDQYNQSSLAALVSGANIFFWLHSGYNAVGSEFVPLLHTWTLGVEEQFYIFIPMVFLLLGVLDSSRRKLVWLSIFGLTVASFLLCRYGTLVDQDFKFYMLPTRMWELALGTFTALATLSWPAIRSNKWVNEIGSATGLALILFFLYQFGFHYTFAEKSLFMCLTTVFFIITVNETTTAGRLLSLAPVRFIGKISYSLYLWHWPLIVWRNVEIFKGSIQPSPALNLSILLAAAAAATLSWKFIETPFRKKRSWRGCLKPLLPMAGTVAALAMIGLTLMGNDASTIRLNTFGKYADSSYDDTVRGIYPRLGPADQEPKFILMGDSHGNAVAPALLELADEYGIAGIGATRGATYPLPGLRRDNRVDAPPYVLEWFNYVRKHDIRHILMVAKWNRLYKTDTLAYTDNKPVTEENLRNDLRAVVNEFIREGRQIWIMDQVPQFTKDPILIVRVLDDQYSEEYSPEKIRNFLADTFTDPEAAGIHILNPVPLLLDGNRLRPIRNNLFMYRDPNHVSVDGALAIKDVFRPFFQSML comes from the coding sequence ATGATCAAATACAGACCTGAAATAGACGGCCTAAGGGCCATTGCCGTGCTCGGCGTCTTCTTCTTTCACCTTGACTGGGAACCGGCCAAGGGCGGCTGGCTGGGCGTGGACGTCTTTTTCGTCCTCTCGGGCTATCTGATTTCCTCCCTGCTGCTCAAGGAACTGTGGACCAAAGGCAGCATCTCCATATCCGACTTCTACCTGCGCCGCGCCCGGCGGATCATGCCCGCTCTGCTCACCTGCCTGATCTGCACCTTTCCCATCGGGATGCTCTTTTCGCGAACGTTCTTCTTCGACCAATACAACCAGTCGTCGCTGGCCGCCCTGGTCTCCGGGGCCAACATCTTCTTCTGGCTCCATTCCGGCTACAATGCCGTGGGGTCCGAATTCGTCCCGCTGCTCCACACCTGGACCCTGGGCGTGGAAGAACAATTCTATATTTTCATTCCCATGGTCTTCCTGCTCCTGGGCGTGCTCGACTCAAGCAGGCGAAAGCTCGTCTGGCTGTCCATCTTCGGACTGACCGTGGCCTCCTTTCTTCTGTGCCGCTACGGCACGCTGGTGGACCAGGACTTCAAATTCTACATGCTGCCCACCCGCATGTGGGAGTTGGCGCTGGGCACCTTCACGGCCCTTGCCACCCTGTCCTGGCCGGCCATCCGCTCGAATAAATGGGTCAACGAAATCGGCAGCGCCACCGGCCTGGCACTGATCCTGTTCTTTCTCTACCAATTCGGATTCCACTACACCTTCGCCGAAAAATCCCTGTTCATGTGCCTGACCACCGTGTTCTTCATCATCACGGTCAACGAGACCACCACGGCAGGCCGGTTGCTCAGCCTGGCGCCGGTCCGGTTCATCGGCAAGATATCCTACTCGCTCTATCTCTGGCATTGGCCGCTCATCGTCTGGAGGAACGTCGAGATATTCAAGGGATCAATCCAGCCATCCCCGGCGCTGAACCTGTCCATCCTCCTGGCGGCCGCCGCAGCCGCCACCCTGTCCTGGAAATTCATCGAGACCCCCTTCAGGAAAAAGCGCTCCTGGCGGGGCTGCCTCAAGCCGCTCCTCCCCATGGCCGGAACCGTGGCCGCCCTGGCCATGATCGGGCTGACCCTCATGGGCAACGACGCCAGCACCATCCGGCTGAACACCTTCGGGAAATATGCGGACTCGTCCTATGACGACACCGTACGCGGCATCTATCCGCGCCTCGGCCCGGCCGATCAGGAGCCGAAGTTCATACTCATGGGCGACAGCCACGGCAACGCAGTCGCCCCGGCCCTGCTTGAACTGGCCGACGAATACGGTATTGCGGGCATCGGGGCCACGCGGGGCGCGACCTACCCGCTCCCCGGCCTCCGCCGGGACAATCGCGTGGACGCGCCGCCCTATGTCCTGGAATGGTTCAACTACGTGCGAAAGCACGACATCAGGCACATCCTGATGGTGGCCAAATGGAATCGCCTCTACAAAACGGATACCCTGGCCTACACGGACAACAAGCCCGTCACCGAGGAGAACCTGCGCAACGACCTGCGCGCGGTGGTCAACGAATTCATCAGGGAAGGCAGGCAAATCTGGATCATGGATCAGGTCCCGCAATTCACCAAGGACCCCATCCTCATCGTCAGGGTCCTCGACGACCAGTATTCTGAGGAATATTCACCCGAGAAAATAAGGAATTTCCTGGCGGACACGTTCACCGATCCCGAGGCGGCGGGTATTCACATCCTTAACCCCGTGCCCCTCCTCCTGGACGGGAACCGCCTCAGGCCGATCAGGAACAATCTTTTCATGTACCGGGACCCCAATCACGTCAGCGTGGATGGCGCACTGGCCATCAAGGACGTCTTCCGTCCGTTTTTCCAAAGCATGTTGTAG
- a CDS encoding type I restriction enzyme HsdR N-terminal domain-containing protein, producing MHETSLGGTLRDYLTGEEIDETTFEEFRQLLARLLVEEKGYPRDRLKAKVPLTYCVDGEEFERSVDFVLYGEAGKPIFIIMFCAGDVGTFERETVCAARLIEGGPVPYALVTDTMDATLLDVKTGDTVARSMNAVPEYEKLLEMVEQADMKPLTDEQREKQTRVFHTYCGFVCGDHCEVSLPPMPGKK from the coding sequence ATGCACGAAACCAGTCTGGGCGGCACGCTCCGCGACTACCTGACCGGCGAGGAAATCGACGAGACCACCTTTGAGGAGTTCCGTCAGCTTCTCGCCCGTCTTCTGGTGGAAGAGAAGGGCTACCCCAGGGACCGGCTCAAGGCCAAGGTCCCGCTGACCTATTGCGTGGACGGCGAGGAATTCGAACGGTCCGTAGACTTCGTGCTCTACGGCGAGGCGGGCAAGCCCATCTTCATCATCATGTTTTGCGCGGGCGACGTGGGCACTTTCGAGCGCGAGACCGTGTGCGCAGCCCGGCTTATCGAGGGCGGCCCGGTGCCCTATGCCCTGGTCACGGATACCATGGACGCCACCCTGCTGGACGTGAAGACCGGCGACACGGTTGCCCGGTCCATGAACGCGGTGCCGGAGTATGAGAAGCTTCTTGAAATGGTGGAGCAGGCGGACATGAAGCCGCTCACCGACGAGCAGCGCGAGAAGCAGACCCGCGTCTTTCACACCTACTGCGGCTTCGTGTGCGGCGATCACTGCGAGGTTTCGCTGCCGCCCATGCCGGGGAAGAAATGA
- a CDS encoding ABC1 kinase family protein, with protein sequence MPQSDKTPEGRLARGLAFGGTAARMGGAYLKYAARKPFVRAEDRERERRSMSEKSAEVLFGGLCRLKGTALKIAQMLSLELDIFPPEIRCELEKSYTDVPPMNRAMARKVLVNAYGERPEDVFASFDSQAFAAASLGQVHRAVGHDGGQYALKIQYPTIRRTITDDIRLLRGLLRPFAERKALEPTIVEIETRFMEETDYLAEAGNARFFRDNLNLDNVRTPLVYEDLCTDRVLCMSFMEGKTLNHWLEDDPSQEARDTVARRLDDIFLKSFYGLHCIHADPNPGNYIVADDLTVGLVDFGCVKRFTPEFVACYQRLPQIITQGDKEEYFDALRSMDLVNSDLDQATKESIYECAYAFGVWLGRLFDDEYFDFGRETGYIGEGKEIMRAMFRHRKHFTMNPDLVFLDRTRYGLMRIYEQLKCRISLRNPYECPGISPGTKE encoded by the coding sequence ATGCCGCAGAGCGATAAGACACCTGAAGGGCGGCTGGCCCGGGGGCTCGCCTTCGGCGGCACAGCTGCGCGAATGGGCGGCGCTTACCTGAAGTACGCCGCCCGCAAGCCCTTTGTCCGGGCCGAGGACAGGGAGCGGGAGCGACGGTCCATGAGCGAAAAAAGCGCCGAAGTCCTGTTCGGCGGCCTGTGTCGGCTCAAGGGCACGGCGCTCAAGATCGCCCAGATGTTGAGCCTCGAACTGGATATTTTTCCGCCGGAGATTCGTTGCGAATTGGAAAAGTCCTACACCGACGTACCGCCCATGAACCGGGCCATGGCCCGCAAGGTGCTGGTCAACGCCTACGGGGAACGGCCCGAGGATGTCTTCGCCTCATTCGACTCCCAGGCCTTTGCCGCCGCCAGCCTGGGGCAGGTGCACCGGGCCGTGGGCCATGACGGCGGACAATACGCCTTGAAAATCCAGTATCCGACCATTCGGCGAACCATCACCGACGACATCCGGCTGTTGCGGGGGCTGTTGCGTCCCTTTGCCGAGCGCAAGGCGCTGGAGCCGACCATCGTCGAGATCGAGACCCGGTTCATGGAGGAGACGGACTACCTGGCCGAGGCGGGGAACGCCCGCTTTTTCCGGGACAACCTGAATCTGGACAATGTCCGGACCCCGTTGGTTTACGAGGATTTGTGCACGGACCGCGTTTTGTGCATGTCCTTCATGGAAGGGAAGACCCTGAACCATTGGCTGGAGGATGATCCGTCCCAGGAGGCCCGGGACACGGTGGCCCGACGGCTCGACGATATCTTTTTGAAGAGCTTTTACGGGTTGCACTGCATCCACGCCGACCCGAATCCGGGGAACTACATCGTCGCGGACGACCTCACCGTCGGATTGGTGGACTTCGGTTGCGTGAAGCGTTTTACCCCCGAATTCGTGGCCTGCTACCAGCGTTTGCCGCAGATCATCACCCAGGGCGACAAGGAGGAATACTTCGACGCCCTTCGGAGCATGGACCTGGTGAACAGTGATCTCGATCAGGCGACGAAGGAGTCGATTTACGAGTGCGCCTATGCCTTTGGCGTGTGGCTGGGGCGGCTGTTTGATGACGAGTATTTCGATTTCGGCAGGGAGACCGGATATATCGGAGAGGGCAAGGAAATCATGCGGGCCATGTTCCGCCACCGTAAGCATTTCACCATGAATCCGGACTTGGTCTTTCTGGATCGGACACGCTATGGCCTGATGCGCATATACGAACAGCTCAAGTGCCGCATATCGCTTCGCAATCCCTATGAGTGCCCGGGGATTTCCCCCGGCACAAAGGAGTAG
- a CDS encoding P-II family nitrogen regulator — translation MRFKLIIASVKPHITDPVVDAAKAAGATGATIITGRGTGIREAHTFFGLTLEDQTDLIYFLLEEHLVAPVLEAVRTAGKFDQPGTGIAYVLPVENAVGLESQIEHFKEGIRDL, via the coding sequence ATGAGATTCAAACTCATCATCGCATCGGTCAAGCCGCACATCACGGACCCGGTCGTGGATGCCGCCAAGGCGGCCGGAGCCACCGGGGCCACCATTATCACGGGCCGCGGAACCGGCATCCGCGAGGCGCATACGTTTTTCGGCCTGACCCTGGAGGATCAGACCGACCTCATCTACTTCCTGCTTGAGGAACACCTGGTCGCCCCTGTGCTGGAGGCCGTCAGGACCGCCGGGAAGTTCGACCAGCCGGGCACGGGCATTGCCTATGTCCTGCCTGTGGAAAATGCCGTCGGCCTGGAGAGCCAGATCGAGCACTTCAAGGAAGGAATTCGCGATCTGTAA
- a CDS encoding DUF933 domain-containing protein, which translates to MKTAIFGFSGCGKTDLFAALAGPEAAAAGNRAMVKVPDARLDPLIALFNPKKVVYSEIEYLDIPGGGGKGTGLGERVLNEVRPYDCFIGVLDGFSGMNDPKQQWQAIEADMMVSDMAVIEKRLEKLEVDGKKNKALVDPKEQEALKRALALLEEEKPLRESDELSAMPELKGYKFLSMRPVLYAWNCPEGEEADVELPADAPGMSHIAVSAKLERELAEIDDPEEKAMFLTDLGITESALDKVIAKTYELLGLISFLTAGEDECRAWPVRVGSTAPQAAGVIHTDFEKGFIRAEVIGYGDFLEFGDFKKVKDAGKARLEGKEYVVRDGDIIEFRFNV; encoded by the coding sequence ATGAAAACTGCCATCTTCGGTTTCTCCGGCTGCGGCAAGACCGATCTGTTCGCTGCCCTGGCAGGCCCCGAGGCCGCCGCGGCGGGCAACCGGGCCATGGTCAAGGTGCCGGATGCGCGCCTGGACCCGCTTATCGCCCTCTTCAACCCGAAAAAGGTCGTGTACAGCGAGATCGAGTACCTGGACATCCCCGGCGGCGGGGGCAAGGGAACCGGACTCGGCGAACGCGTGCTCAACGAGGTGCGCCCCTACGACTGCTTCATCGGCGTGCTGGACGGCTTCTCCGGCATGAACGATCCCAAGCAGCAGTGGCAAGCCATCGAGGCGGACATGATGGTCTCGGACATGGCCGTCATCGAAAAGCGCCTTGAGAAGCTGGAGGTCGACGGCAAGAAGAACAAGGCCCTGGTCGACCCCAAGGAGCAGGAGGCCCTCAAGCGCGCCCTGGCCCTGCTCGAAGAGGAAAAGCCGCTGCGGGAAAGCGATGAGCTGTCCGCCATGCCCGAACTCAAGGGCTACAAGTTTCTGTCCATGCGCCCGGTACTCTATGCCTGGAACTGCCCCGAGGGCGAAGAGGCAGACGTGGAACTGCCCGCCGACGCGCCCGGCATGTCCCACATCGCGGTTTCCGCCAAGCTGGAACGCGAGCTGGCCGAAATCGACGACCCCGAGGAAAAGGCCATGTTCCTGACCGACCTCGGCATCACCGAGTCGGCCTTGGACAAGGTCATCGCCAAGACCTACGAGCTGCTCGGCCTGATTTCCTTCCTGACGGCGGGCGAAGACGAATGCCGCGCCTGGCCCGTTCGGGTGGGCTCCACCGCGCCCCAGGCTGCCGGAGTCATCCATACGGACTTTGAAAAAGGCTTCATCCGCGCCGAGGTCATCGGCTACGGGGACTTCCTCGAGTTCGGCGACTTCAAGAAGGTCAAGGACGCGGGCAAGGCCCGGCTGGAAGGCAAGGAATACGTTGTCCGGGACGGCGACATCATCGAATTCCGGTTCAACGTCTAG
- a CDS encoding DUF1538 domain-containing protein gives MGKREKASLTRVTLRGVGSKLWGSAKDLLPIVLVIAFFQLVVLRQPLPDLGEVLLGTVLVVVGLTLFIQGLEMGLFPIGEAMAHALARKGSLFWLLTFAFALGFSTTVAEPALIAVSAEAASIAADGNLIASTQKAMGQYALGLRLSVAVSVGVAILVGVLRILRGWPVQYLIIGGYVVVMLLTLIAPEEIIGIAYDAGGVTTSTVTVPLVAALGVGLASIIKGRSPLLDGFGLIAFASLLPMIFVMGYGLVVFG, from the coding sequence ATGGGTAAAAGGGAAAAGGCATCGTTGACCAGGGTCACCCTGCGGGGAGTGGGGAGCAAGCTGTGGGGATCCGCAAAGGATCTCCTGCCCATCGTCCTGGTGATAGCGTTCTTTCAGTTGGTGGTCCTCAGGCAGCCGTTGCCCGATCTGGGCGAAGTCCTGTTGGGCACCGTGCTGGTCGTGGTCGGGCTGACCCTTTTCATCCAGGGGCTGGAGATGGGTTTGTTTCCCATCGGCGAGGCCATGGCCCACGCGCTGGCCCGAAAGGGCAGTCTTTTCTGGCTGTTGACCTTCGCCTTTGCCCTCGGTTTTTCGACCACCGTGGCCGAACCGGCGCTTATCGCCGTGTCTGCCGAGGCGGCCAGCATCGCGGCGGACGGGAACCTGATCGCCTCGACCCAGAAGGCCATGGGGCAGTATGCCCTCGGCCTGCGCCTGTCCGTGGCCGTGTCCGTGGGCGTGGCCATCCTGGTGGGCGTGCTCCGCATCCTGCGCGGCTGGCCGGTCCAGTATCTCATCATCGGCGGGTACGTGGTGGTCATGCTTCTGACCCTGATCGCTCCCGAGGAAATAATCGGCATCGCCTACGACGCAGGCGGGGTGACCACGTCCACGGTGACCGTGCCGCTGGTGGCGGCCCTGGGCGTCGGTCTGGCCTCGATCATCAAGGGGCGCAGCCCGCTCCTGGACGGCTTCGGGCTGATCGCATTTGCTTCACTTTTGCCCATGATCTTTGTCATGGGATACGGTCTGGTAGTATTCGGGTAG
- a CDS encoding DUF1538 domain-containing protein — MSFIMPFVDTFLITLRDILPILGLIVCFQLFVLRQPIPHLRRLIVGGVYVVLGLSLFLIGLEKALFPVGRIMAAQLSSPSFVAPDGDVAALSHWSSYAWVYVFAAMIGFSTTIAEPSLLAVALKASEVSGGVITQWGLRITVAVGVAVGIALGTFRIVSGTPLYIYILVGYVIVVIQTFFTPKTIIPLAYDSGGVTTSTVTVPLVAALGLGLSEAVPGRNPALDGFGLIAFASLFPIITVMGYAQYTHWAARRKKKQDARRSA; from the coding sequence ATGTCCTTCATCATGCCATTTGTCGACACCTTTCTGATCACGTTGCGAGACATCCTTCCGATTCTCGGATTGATCGTCTGCTTCCAGTTGTTTGTCCTGCGTCAGCCCATCCCGCATCTGCGTCGCCTCATCGTCGGCGGCGTGTACGTGGTGCTGGGGCTGAGCCTGTTCCTCATCGGGCTGGAAAAGGCATTGTTTCCCGTGGGCCGGATCATGGCCGCCCAGTTGTCGAGCCCTTCCTTCGTGGCTCCGGACGGGGACGTGGCCGCCTTGTCCCATTGGTCATCCTACGCCTGGGTATACGTGTTCGCCGCCATGATCGGTTTTTCCACGACCATTGCCGAGCCGTCGCTTCTGGCTGTGGCCCTCAAGGCCAGCGAGGTGTCGGGCGGCGTCATCACCCAATGGGGGCTGCGCATCACCGTGGCCGTGGGCGTGGCCGTCGGCATCGCTCTGGGGACGTTTCGCATCGTTTCCGGGACGCCGCTGTACATCTATATCCTCGTCGGGTACGTCATCGTCGTCATCCAGACCTTTTTCACGCCAAAGACGATCATCCCCCTGGCCTACGATTCCGGGGGCGTGACCACGTCCACGGTGACCGTACCGCTGGTGGCGGCCCTCGGGCTCGGCCTTTCCGAGGCGGTGCCGGGGAGGAATCCCGCCCTGGACGGCTTCGGGCTGATCGCCTTTGCCAGCCTCTTTCCGATCATAACCGTTATGGGGTATGCTCAGTACACGCATTGGGCTGCCCGTCGAAAGAAGAAACAAGACGCCAGGAGAAGCGCATGA
- a CDS encoding TetR/AcrR family transcriptional regulator: MKISTKQKMENRRAILDAAVDLMIEKGFRAMSMRAVARKAGIGDATIYNYFPTKESLIHGYYLEALETAADSLERVEDYDSFTLRERLQVLFETMLEGYLADREFVDETFSSVFFRPVPAGKGMRAIRARFLEIVKEQFEAAVESGELPDMMLKELVYHCIWDYFVAVTLYWLRDDSEQFSNTTVFIDKSLDLGYAMLKAGVLDKVTGLASFLFKSHVLSRIEVLMDERDTFSKLKEEFMGHAAER, encoded by the coding sequence ATGAAAATCAGCACGAAGCAAAAGATGGAGAACCGGCGGGCCATTCTGGACGCCGCAGTGGATCTGATGATCGAGAAGGGGTTCCGGGCCATGAGCATGCGGGCCGTGGCCCGGAAGGCCGGGATCGGGGATGCGACCATATACAACTACTTCCCCACCAAGGAGTCCCTTATCCACGGCTACTACCTTGAGGCCCTGGAGACGGCGGCAGATTCCCTGGAACGGGTGGAGGACTACGACAGCTTCACCCTGCGCGAGCGGCTGCAGGTCCTGTTCGAGACCATGCTCGAAGGATATCTCGCAGACCGGGAGTTCGTGGACGAGACCTTTTCCTCGGTCTTTTTCCGCCCAGTCCCTGCGGGCAAGGGAATGCGCGCCATCCGCGCCCGTTTCCTCGAAATCGTCAAGGAGCAGTTCGAGGCGGCCGTGGAATCCGGCGAATTGCCCGACATGATGCTCAAGGAGCTGGTCTATCATTGCATCTGGGACTACTTCGTGGCCGTGACCCTCTATTGGCTCAGGGACGACTCCGAGCAGTTCTCCAACACGACCGTCTTCATAGATAAGAGTCTGGATCTGGGGTATGCCATGCTCAAGGCCGGTGTGTTGGACAAGGTCACCGGCCTGGCCTCGTTCCTGTTCAAATCGCACGTTCTGAGCCGCATCGAGGTGCTCATGGACGAGCGGGACACGTTCTCCAAGCTCAAAGAGGAGTTCATGGGTCATGCCGCAGAGCGATAA
- a CDS encoding DUF2867 domain-containing protein: MSDFAPLEAIPALADHLSAVNYLHVKTVESRQSLREFAATSLSYMPGWMRLLYRVREYFVMLLGTRQEDMPGKEAIAPNELSFRPGDLGSFFTVVAGEEDRFWLGEARDDMIAGCLGFVCEPGKDGFNRFHLITTATYLRRQARIYFNVIRPFHHLVIHSMARHVLAEAKRRS, encoded by the coding sequence ATGTCCGACTTCGCACCCCTTGAAGCCATTCCGGCCCTGGCCGACCACCTGTCCGCCGTGAACTACCTGCACGTAAAGACCGTGGAGTCGCGGCAGTCCCTGCGTGAATTCGCTGCAACGAGCCTGTCCTACATGCCGGGCTGGATGCGCCTGCTCTACCGTGTCAGGGAGTATTTCGTCATGCTGCTCGGGACCAGGCAGGAGGACATGCCGGGCAAAGAGGCCATCGCCCCGAACGAGCTCTCCTTCAGACCCGGCGACCTCGGATCGTTCTTCACCGTCGTGGCCGGAGAGGAAGACCGGTTCTGGCTGGGCGAAGCCCGCGACGACATGATCGCCGGGTGCCTGGGATTCGTCTGCGAACCGGGAAAGGACGGCTTCAACCGTTTCCACCTGATCACCACGGCCACCTACCTGCGCCGGCAGGCCCGAATCTACTTCAACGTCATCCGTCCCTTTCACCACCTGGTCATCCACTCCATGGCCCGCCACGTCCTTGCCGAGGCGAAACGCCGGAGCTGA
- a CDS encoding ferredoxin, with the protein MNNTNTCTKYREVAIELGDCRSCQGCIDLNPDVFEWDEVLDMPYVCRSKVTEDEVRDIMNACPEDCIVFVDC; encoded by the coding sequence ATGAACAACACGAACACATGCACCAAGTACCGTGAGGTCGCCATCGAGTTGGGCGATTGCCGTTCCTGCCAGGGCTGCATCGACCTGAACCCCGATGTTTTCGAGTGGGACGAGGTTCTGGACATGCCCTATGTCTGCCGATCCAAGGTCACCGAAGACGAGGTCAGGGACATCATGAACGCCTGCCCAGAGGACTGCATCGTCTTTGTGGATTGTTAA